A genomic segment from Actinomyces lilanjuaniae encodes:
- a CDS encoding glutamyl-tRNA reductase, which produces MAIYFISADHRFLDLETVSRLGAVAPGLGKELVDLLPGLRGAMVLATCNRLSLLLDSRSGSRADFGSSSSAPCGVVPGVYGGGTVDDGGGDDSDKVAGGAAPEAPGSRGEEQDSPPVPDGLAATLSRVSALMARRSGLERDDLAWASWEGAQAYRELFATASGLESMVVGERQIAGQVRRALGEAEREGTLSPDLVRVVEHALVVSRRVAAETSVVGRGRSLAAVGVDLVAQELPPLSRCRVLLAGTGSYAGATVSVLRERGAADVTVYSASHRAQSFAQGHGLRALDPTGSRRHWPRWTWSSPVAVGVPRAHPRPGGACHRPAAAEGGGNRPLTLLDLSLVRDVERGVEELPGVVYTGLERIQSAVPEAGTEDLAAARAIVAQETEAFERFLRGRRMDGLITGLRSQVNDMVAQEAARLRPVPAAGRRSVAGGTGSRGGAGGEGVGMADGGAEPSRRDDEDGEALVTVAEAQQALRRLAARLLHHPTVAARRAGQDGREEDFRVALETVLGPEVAGGVAAGPRRSRSRGDSGSEVSGPVCLPRVVSLDAADSDGRESTATPPSARVQ; this is translated from the coding sequence GTGGCGATCTACTTCATCTCAGCAGACCACCGCTTCCTGGACCTGGAGACAGTGTCCCGCCTGGGCGCGGTAGCCCCCGGACTGGGGAAGGAGCTTGTGGACCTCCTACCCGGGCTGCGGGGCGCCATGGTGCTGGCAACCTGCAACCGGCTGTCACTCCTCCTGGACTCCCGCAGCGGCTCCCGTGCCGACTTCGGCAGCAGCTCCAGCGCTCCTTGCGGTGTCGTGCCCGGCGTCTACGGTGGCGGGACCGTGGACGACGGCGGAGGTGACGACTCAGACAAGGTCGCCGGTGGCGCAGCGCCAGAGGCCCCGGGCAGCAGGGGCGAGGAGCAGGACAGCCCGCCGGTGCCTGACGGGCTGGCGGCGACGCTCTCCCGGGTGTCCGCTCTGATGGCCCGCCGGTCCGGGCTGGAGCGCGATGACCTCGCCTGGGCCTCCTGGGAGGGTGCGCAGGCCTACCGCGAGCTCTTCGCCACCGCCTCCGGGCTGGAGTCCATGGTGGTGGGAGAGCGGCAGATCGCCGGGCAGGTACGTCGCGCCCTGGGGGAGGCCGAGCGGGAGGGCACGCTCAGTCCTGACCTGGTCCGCGTCGTGGAGCACGCCCTGGTCGTCTCCCGCAGGGTCGCGGCAGAGACGAGCGTGGTGGGTCGCGGTCGCAGCCTGGCAGCGGTCGGCGTGGACCTCGTGGCCCAGGAGCTGCCTCCTCTCAGCCGCTGCCGGGTCCTCCTGGCGGGGACCGGCTCCTACGCGGGAGCGACTGTCTCGGTGCTGCGCGAGCGCGGCGCCGCCGACGTGACCGTCTACTCCGCCTCGCACCGGGCGCAGTCCTTCGCTCAGGGGCACGGCCTGCGTGCCCTGGACCCGACGGGCTCCAGGCGGCACTGGCCACGGTGGACCTGGTCATCACCTGTCGCGGTCGGGGTGCCCCGTGCTCACCCGCGACCAGGTGGCGCGTGCCACCGCCCAGCGGCTGCGGAAGGAGGGGGTAACCGGCCCCTGACGCTGCTGGACCTGTCCCTGGTCCGCGACGTCGAACGTGGTGTAGAGGAGCTGCCCGGGGTCGTCTACACCGGGCTGGAGCGTATCCAGTCAGCCGTCCCCGAGGCGGGTACCGAGGACCTCGCGGCGGCCCGGGCCATCGTGGCTCAGGAGACGGAGGCGTTTGAGCGGTTCCTGCGGGGCCGTCGCATGGACGGACTCATCACGGGGCTTCGCTCGCAGGTCAACGACATGGTGGCCCAGGAGGCTGCACGGCTGCGCCCGGTGCCTGCTGCGGGGCGGCGTAGTGTCGCAGGAGGCACCGGCTCCCGGGGTGGCGCTGGCGGTGAGGGCGTCGGCATGGCAGACGGCGGTGCGGAGCCGTCCCGCAGGGACGACGAGGACGGCGAGGCACTGGTCACCGTGGCTGAGGCGCAGCAGGCGCTGCGGAGACTGGCTGCCCGCCTCCTGCACCACCCCACCGTGGCTGCCCGCCGTGCGGGTCAGGACGGCAGGGAGGAGGACTTCCGTGTTGCCCTGGAGACCGTCCTGGGTCCTGAGGTGGCCGGGGGAGTGGCGGCCGGGCCGAGGAGGTCGAGGAGCCGAGGTGACAGCGGCTCGGAGGTGAGTGGCCCTGTGTGCCTGCCTCGGGTGGTGTCCC
- a CDS encoding uroporphyrinogen decarboxylase, producing MPALLEALDGRRPQRTPVWFMRQAGRSLPEYRRLRARAGTPMLDACLDPLLAAEATLQPVRRHGVDAAVLFSDIVLPLRLAGVAVRIEEGVGPVLDHPVREARDVTALLDHRYGQTSAGAAAREGATGVQAVAEAVRRVVTELGSPQAPGHQETLGHRARAGLRHSRGEAAWTPLIGFGGGPFTLAAYMVEGRPSRDHLAARTLMHADPTSWNRLMTWCARLTGAFIATQVTAGACVAQLFDSWAGSLSPALYRQHVLPYSRLALETASQAVSPVTGQPPRLLHFGTGTARLLGDMRAAGAHAVGVDERTDLGEAVETLSGSDPQGRSCPVQGNLDPALLAAPWPVLARAVDTCLESGLAAPAHVVNLGHGVPPSTDPDTLTCVVARVHGAADWEETAREGWQPEQEQP from the coding sequence CTGCCCGCTCTCCTGGAGGCCCTCGACGGGCGTAGGCCGCAGCGCACCCCGGTGTGGTTCATGCGCCAGGCCGGCAGGTCGCTGCCGGAGTACCGGCGGCTGCGAGCGCGGGCCGGCACCCCAATGCTGGACGCCTGCCTGGACCCGCTCCTGGCGGCGGAGGCCACCCTCCAGCCCGTACGCCGTCACGGCGTGGACGCGGCCGTGCTCTTCTCCGACATCGTGCTCCCCCTGCGCCTGGCCGGGGTGGCGGTACGCATTGAGGAGGGGGTCGGCCCTGTCCTGGACCATCCGGTACGTGAGGCCAGGGACGTCACCGCACTCCTGGACCACCGCTACGGCCAGACCTCCGCAGGCGCAGCAGCCCGGGAAGGGGCGACGGGGGTCCAGGCCGTCGCCGAGGCCGTGCGCCGCGTCGTCACCGAACTAGGGAGCCCGCAGGCTCCTGGCCACCAGGAGACCCTGGGGCACCGGGCTCGCGCCGGGCTGAGGCACAGTCGCGGGGAGGCCGCCTGGACCCCGCTCATCGGGTTCGGCGGAGGCCCGTTCACCCTAGCCGCCTACATGGTGGAGGGGCGCCCGAGCCGGGACCACCTGGCAGCACGCACCCTCATGCACGCCGACCCCACCTCCTGGAACCGGCTGATGACCTGGTGCGCCCGGCTGACAGGTGCCTTTATCGCCACCCAGGTCACGGCCGGAGCCTGCGTTGCTCAGCTGTTCGACTCCTGGGCAGGCTCTTTGTCCCCCGCCCTCTACCGCCAGCACGTGCTCCCCTACTCCCGCCTGGCTCTGGAGACCGCCAGCCAGGCAGTGTCCCCCGTGACCGGCCAGCCGCCCCGCCTGCTGCACTTCGGCACCGGCACCGCCCGGCTGCTGGGGGACATGAGAGCCGCGGGTGCCCACGCCGTCGGTGTGGACGAGCGCACCGACCTGGGTGAGGCTGTGGAGACGCTGTCCGGCAGCGACCCGCAGGGGCGGTCCTGCCCGGTGCAGGGCAACCTTGACCCGGCGCTGCTGGCCGCGCCGTGGCCGGTCCTGGCCCGTGCGGTCGACACTTGCCTGGAGTCCGGCCTGGCGGCACCGGCTCACGTCGTCAACCTGGGGCACGGCGTGCCGCCCTCCACCGATCCGGACACGCTGACCTGCGTCGTCGCCCGTGTGCACGGGGCCGCCGACTGGGAGGAGACGGCCCGTGAGGGCTGGCAGCCTGAGCAGGAGCAGCCGTGA
- a CDS encoding protoporphyrinogen/coproporphyrinogen oxidase has protein sequence MAGVRIDLGAEGFATRADSPLGVTATACELGLTTVSPSGRPHLFLPPVAGSAAPPRDGSTSTVPQTADGAAPSGQPWGLHPFPANAFLGIPADPGSPDVVSVIGTEAAALAARDRDLPASAGTRLQDPGDLASLVRTRMGQGVLDRLVRPVVAGIHSADPSVLATDTVAPGLREATARLGSLGAAVTELLERRRSSGRQGGDATVEGGMFLLTDALRQAVEAAGGRTETRTGAQWLRQEAPGRWTLAVSATQRGASPSDEPPPVGPTRLLRTTRVVLACSPGAALRLLEGAPGVDTDVEVPRGTSLARLVLVVRAPGLDDAPTGSGLLVAPGTPPGTAPGTQPSDEVLPGPVRAKALSHLSAKWPWVGRQLRERHGPGTHALRLSYGRPGQPRPEVDLEAALEDAATLTGRRVDPSAVLDHVVARWDGTLPPPTPAYRRRTARVEKEVARLKGLVVTGAWVAGTGIAAIVPHARAAAGSLAPPSRT, from the coding sequence GTGGCCGGGGTACGGATCGACCTGGGGGCCGAGGGCTTCGCCACCCGTGCCGACTCACCCCTGGGCGTCACGGCCACGGCCTGCGAGCTCGGACTGACCACCGTCTCCCCCTCGGGCAGGCCCCACCTCTTCCTGCCTCCCGTAGCCGGGAGCGCCGCCCCACCCCGGGACGGCTCCACCAGCACAGTGCCACAGACAGCAGACGGGGCTGCCCCCTCTGGGCAGCCGTGGGGCCTGCACCCCTTCCCCGCCAACGCCTTTCTAGGCATCCCCGCCGACCCGGGCTCACCCGACGTCGTCTCCGTCATCGGCACCGAGGCGGCCGCCCTGGCTGCCCGGGACCGGGACCTGCCCGCCTCCGCGGGCACCCGGTTGCAGGACCCTGGCGACCTCGCCTCCCTCGTGCGGACCCGGATGGGCCAGGGCGTGCTGGACCGGCTGGTCCGCCCCGTCGTGGCGGGCATCCACTCCGCCGACCCCAGCGTGCTCGCCACCGACACTGTGGCCCCGGGACTGCGTGAGGCGACCGCCCGCCTGGGCAGCCTGGGGGCAGCCGTCACCGAGCTGCTGGAGCGACGCCGCAGCAGCGGGCGACAGGGAGGCGACGCTACCGTCGAGGGCGGGATGTTCCTCCTGACCGACGCCCTACGGCAGGCCGTCGAGGCCGCTGGCGGGAGGACCGAGACCCGCACGGGGGCGCAGTGGCTCAGGCAGGAGGCTCCCGGGAGGTGGACCCTAGCGGTCTCTGCCACCCAGCGAGGGGCCTCGCCCTCCGACGAGCCGCCCCCCGTGGGACCCACGCGCCTCCTGCGCACCACACGAGTGGTTCTGGCCTGCTCACCCGGGGCCGCCCTGCGCCTGCTGGAGGGCGCCCCGGGCGTGGACACCGACGTGGAGGTGCCTCGCGGTACCAGCCTGGCTCGCCTCGTCCTGGTGGTCCGCGCCCCCGGGCTGGACGATGCCCCCACAGGCTCAGGACTGCTGGTCGCACCAGGGACCCCACCAGGGACCGCACCAGGGACGCAGCCCTCGGACGAGGTCCTCCCCGGCCCGGTGAGGGCCAAGGCCCTGTCCCACCTCAGTGCCAAGTGGCCGTGGGTGGGGCGCCAGCTGCGTGAGCGCCACGGGCCGGGCACGCACGCCCTGCGCCTGTCCTACGGACGCCCGGGCCAGCCACGCCCGGAGGTGGACCTGGAGGCTGCCCTGGAGGACGCCGCCACCCTGACCGGCAGGCGTGTGGACCCCTCCGCGGTGCTGGACCACGTCGTGGCCCGCTGGGACGGGACCCTGCCCCCGCCCACTCCCGCCTACCGCCGCCGCACGGCCCGCGTGGAAAAAGAGGTAGCGCGACTGAAAGGACTGGTTGTCACGGGCGCCTGGGTGGCCGGGACCGGGATCGCCGCCATCGTGCCCCACGCACGGGCAGCCGCTGGAAGCCTGGCGCCACCCAGCCGTACCTGA